Proteins co-encoded in one Gracilimonas sp. genomic window:
- a CDS encoding choice-of-anchor D domain-containing protein: MYFIRAIFAGLCVSLFFQVHSSAQNSQKYAQSKIIPLDYRDFERICTLTSTGIDAHYRLPKEQFNSQAKTAGATANIQVEYIDRPSWPEEAITAFEYAVNIWESHITSDVPIRIGANWTGLGEFTLGSAGPSQIIQIVQADPVAWYAIAQASAITGVDYVAQSEGSGNEIEHDIIVNMNSEWDSWYYGTDAQTPDGLIDFVTVVLHELGHGLGFTGSVRVPEGTTAQWGYGVPLRPIVYDVFVTDGTGVSILNESVYPNPSGQLYSAVTGQSNGLRFDGLYSVSSNNGGIVPLYAPFNWRGGSSYSHLDLDTFTNTVNALMRPQIGRAFAIHSPGPVTCGIFRDMGWPLAEDCLNLLDSDSRLVLNNMNINRIDFGVINVGETIEQTIVVSNDAGVQDPLVGRVRTTAGNLFTSEIEDEIFTLDPGESLEIPVQFQPALEGKFTGELEIAYNASEGQNPVVVSLGGEALPENEVFVLDQNYPNPFNATTTIPYALAQTADVRLDVFDALGKHVQTLVDTRQPSGRYNQPFQANNVSSGIFIYRLIVDGRSKTGKLILVK; this comes from the coding sequence ATGTATTTTATAAGAGCGATTTTTGCCGGGCTTTGTGTATCCCTTTTTTTTCAGGTCCATTCATCAGCTCAAAATTCCCAAAAGTATGCTCAATCAAAAATTATCCCTTTAGATTACAGGGATTTTGAGAGGATTTGTACACTTACATCAACGGGGATTGATGCTCATTACCGGTTGCCTAAAGAGCAATTTAACAGCCAAGCAAAAACAGCCGGTGCTACTGCAAATATACAGGTGGAATATATCGACCGCCCTTCCTGGCCCGAGGAAGCAATTACGGCATTTGAATATGCAGTGAACATTTGGGAGAGCCATATCACTTCAGATGTACCGATAAGAATTGGTGCAAATTGGACTGGCCTGGGAGAATTTACATTAGGAAGTGCTGGGCCTTCCCAGATTATTCAAATAGTTCAGGCAGATCCGGTGGCATGGTATGCTATTGCACAGGCCAGTGCCATTACCGGTGTCGATTATGTCGCTCAGTCGGAAGGATCAGGAAATGAAATTGAGCATGATATCATTGTTAACATGAATTCCGAATGGGATAGCTGGTATTACGGCACAGATGCTCAAACTCCGGATGGCTTGATTGATTTTGTAACGGTTGTGCTGCACGAACTTGGCCATGGTTTGGGCTTTACGGGCTCGGTTCGGGTTCCGGAAGGTACAACGGCACAATGGGGATATGGAGTGCCTTTACGCCCTATAGTTTACGATGTTTTTGTTACCGACGGGACCGGTGTTAGTATTTTAAATGAAAGTGTGTATCCAAACCCATCGGGGCAACTCTACAGTGCTGTTACAGGACAAAGTAACGGACTTAGGTTCGATGGACTGTATTCTGTCAGTTCAAATAACGGTGGTATTGTCCCCTTATACGCACCTTTTAACTGGAGGGGTGGTTCGAGCTATTCTCATCTCGATCTGGATACGTTTACCAATACGGTAAACGCGTTGATGCGTCCTCAAATTGGCCGTGCCTTTGCTATTCACTCTCCGGGACCGGTTACTTGTGGAATATTCCGGGATATGGGTTGGCCTTTGGCAGAAGATTGTCTGAACCTGTTGGATTCCGATTCCAGATTGGTTCTGAATAACATGAATATAAATCGGATAGACTTTGGGGTGATCAATGTTGGGGAAACCATCGAACAAACGATCGTGGTTTCTAATGATGCCGGCGTGCAAGACCCACTTGTTGGCCGTGTACGTACAACGGCCGGCAATTTATTTACCAGTGAAATTGAGGATGAAATATTCACGCTCGATCCGGGCGAATCCTTAGAAATACCGGTTCAATTTCAACCTGCGTTAGAAGGAAAGTTTACCGGAGAACTCGAAATCGCATATAACGCAAGTGAAGGACAGAATCCTGTGGTGGTTTCACTGGGTGGAGAGGCTTTACCGGAGAATGAAGTCTTTGTATTGGATCAAAATTATCCCAATCCATTTAATGCTACCACAACGATACCGTATGCACTGGCACAAACAGCGGATGTTAGGTTAGACGTTTTTGATGCATTGGGAAAGCACGTACAAACACTGGTTGATACCCGGCAGCCTTCAGGCCGGTATAATCAGCCATTTCAGGCCAATAATGTTTCCAGCGGGATATTTATTTACAGGCTTATTGTAGATGGAAGAAGTAAAACGGGAAAACTGATATTAGTTAAATGA